A part of Pararoseomonas sp. SCSIO 73927 genomic DNA contains:
- the hpxZ gene encoding oxalurate catabolism protein HpxZ: MEIDIPEVRAEVEAAFARYERALVTNDVPVLEELFRDAPETIRYGAAENLYGMEEIRAFRRARPSVGLERRLERTVITTYGRDFATASTMFRREGQPGKVGRQSQAWARFPEGWRVVAAHVSVVAE, encoded by the coding sequence TTGGAAATCGACATCCCCGAGGTGAGGGCGGAGGTGGAAGCCGCCTTCGCCCGCTACGAGCGGGCCCTGGTGACGAACGACGTGCCCGTGCTGGAGGAGCTGTTCCGCGACGCGCCGGAGACCATCCGCTACGGCGCCGCGGAGAACCTCTACGGCATGGAGGAGATCCGCGCCTTCCGCCGCGCCCGCCCCTCCGTGGGGCTGGAGCGCAGGCTGGAGCGGACGGTGATCACCACCTATGGCCGCGACTTCGCCACCGCCAGCACGATGTTTCGGCGCGAGGGGCAGCCGGGGAAGGTGGGGCGGCAAAGCCAGGCCTGGGCGCGCTTCCCCGAGGGATGGCGGGTGGTGGCAGCCCATGTGAGCGTGGTTGCGGAATAA
- a CDS encoding PAS domain S-box protein: protein MFEQPFGQVLSNEAGRFLQVNRTVCELLRMDAQVLLTRSIRDITHPADWSDNSALLHRLRHGGEAFTIVKRYLRGDGTIVWVQNYVSLLYDAAGGSTLNALIRPVLPETAGHQGMVLRSESSLH from the coding sequence GTGTTCGAACAGCCCTTTGGGCAAGTCCTGAGCAATGAGGCGGGGCGCTTCCTCCAGGTGAACCGTACCGTCTGCGAACTGCTGAGGATGGATGCGCAGGTGCTGCTCACCCGCTCCATCCGCGACATCACCCATCCCGCCGACTGGTCGGACAACTCGGCGCTGCTGCACCGCCTGCGCCACGGGGGCGAGGCCTTCACGATCGTGAAGCGCTACCTCCGCGGGGACGGGACTATCGTCTGGGTGCAGAACTACGTCTCGTTGCTGTACGACGCCGCCGGCGGAAGCACCCTCAACGCCCTCATCCGCCCGGTCCTGCCGGAAACGGCCGGGCATCAAGGCATGGTTCTCCGGTCCGAGAGCAGCCTGCACTGA
- the gnd gene encoding phosphogluconate dehydrogenase (NAD(+)-dependent, decarboxylating), producing the protein MRIGIVGLGRMGANIARRLMRAGHAATVWDLNAESVSALAGEGAQGAADLAGLVAGLEAPRTVWVMLPAGTPTEATLETLAGLLSPGDCVIEGGNSNWQDSVRRANAMREKGIDYLDVGTSGGVWGLERGYCLMIGGPAAQVERLDPIFAALAPGEGTALPTPGRSGDPRPPQGYVHAGPNGAGHYSKMVHNGIEYGMMQAFAEGFDLMRAANEVHGLDMPLPDIAEAWRRGSVVASWLLDLTAQALAGDPELSHYAGRVGDSGEGRWTVQEAVATATPAPVLTAALYARFRSRQEASYADRMLSAMRHGFGGHVEPPKAG; encoded by the coding sequence ATGCGGATCGGAATCGTCGGCCTCGGCCGCATGGGCGCGAACATCGCCCGCCGCCTGATGCGGGCCGGGCACGCGGCCACGGTGTGGGACCTGAACGCCGAATCCGTCTCCGCCCTGGCGGGCGAGGGCGCGCAGGGCGCCGCCGACCTCGCCGGGCTGGTGGCGGGGCTGGAGGCGCCGCGCACCGTGTGGGTGATGCTGCCCGCGGGCACCCCGACCGAGGCGACGCTGGAGACCCTGGCCGGCCTCCTCTCCCCCGGGGACTGCGTGATCGAGGGCGGGAACTCCAACTGGCAGGACAGCGTGCGGCGCGCCAATGCCATGCGGGAGAAGGGCATCGACTACCTGGATGTCGGCACCTCCGGCGGCGTCTGGGGCCTGGAGCGGGGCTACTGCCTGATGATCGGCGGGCCCGCGGCGCAGGTGGAGCGGCTGGACCCGATCTTCGCCGCGCTCGCCCCCGGCGAGGGCACGGCCCTTCCCACCCCGGGCCGCAGCGGCGACCCGCGCCCACCCCAGGGCTACGTCCATGCCGGGCCGAACGGGGCCGGGCACTACTCCAAGATGGTCCATAACGGCATCGAGTACGGGATGATGCAGGCCTTCGCGGAGGGCTTCGACCTGATGCGCGCCGCGAACGAGGTGCACGGGCTGGACATGCCCCTGCCGGACATCGCGGAGGCCTGGCGCCGCGGCTCCGTCGTCGCCTCCTGGCTGCTGGACCTGACCGCCCAGGCGCTGGCGGGCGACCCGGAGCTCTCCCACTACGCCGGGCGCGTGGGCGACAGCGGGGAGGGGCGGTGGACGGTGCAGGAGGCGGTGGCGACGGCCACCCCGGCCCCGGTTCTGACGGCCGCCCTCTACGCGCGCTTCCGGTCACGGCAGGAAGCGTCCTACGCGGACCGGATGCTCTCCGCGATGCGGCACGGCTTCGGCGGCCATGTGGAGCCGCCCAAAGCGGGGTAG
- a CDS encoding SDR family oxidoreductase: protein MPRIQGSVVVIAGASSGIGRATAQHLARHGAHLVLASRRAETLEVVRGECERLGADAIAVPTDVTDAAAVRALAEAARARFGRIDVWINNAGVGTVGPFDEVPIEEHEQTIRTNLLGQVNGAHAVLPVFKRQGAGVLINLLSIGTWVPTPYASSYAASKSGLRGFTESLRAELQDRPDLHVCDVFPSVVDTPGLRHGANHTGQKIEVAGPMTSPFEVAETVASLIRRPRDSAVIGVAAWASRLAAAVAPKPLRWAVGVVMKRGLSIGEKGSRARPGEAQGGSAGNLFAPPEDHAVYGGFRKGAAVRIPTKAWMAAAGIIGFWLARRR, encoded by the coding sequence ATGCCCCGGATCCAGGGTTCGGTGGTGGTGATCGCGGGCGCGTCCAGCGGCATCGGTCGGGCGACGGCGCAGCACCTGGCGCGACACGGCGCGCATCTCGTCCTCGCCTCCCGCCGGGCGGAGACGCTGGAGGTGGTGCGGGGCGAATGCGAGCGGCTGGGGGCCGACGCCATCGCCGTTCCGACAGACGTGACGGACGCGGCGGCGGTGCGCGCCCTGGCGGAGGCGGCGCGGGCGCGCTTCGGCCGGATCGACGTGTGGATCAACAATGCCGGCGTGGGCACGGTGGGGCCCTTCGACGAGGTGCCGATCGAGGAGCACGAGCAGACGATCCGCACCAACCTGCTGGGCCAGGTGAACGGGGCGCACGCCGTGCTGCCCGTGTTCAAGCGGCAGGGGGCCGGGGTGCTGATCAACCTTCTCTCCATCGGCACCTGGGTGCCCACGCCCTACGCCTCCTCCTACGCCGCCTCCAAGTCCGGCCTGCGCGGCTTCACGGAATCGCTGCGGGCGGAGCTGCAGGACAGGCCCGACCTCCATGTCTGCGACGTCTTCCCGAGCGTGGTGGACACGCCGGGCCTGCGGCACGGGGCGAACCACACGGGCCAGAAGATTGAGGTGGCCGGCCCCATGACCTCGCCCTTCGAGGTGGCGGAGACCGTGGCCTCCCTCATCCGCCGGCCGCGGGATTCGGCGGTGATCGGCGTGGCGGCCTGGGCCTCCCGCCTCGCCGCCGCCGTGGCGCCGAAGCCGCTGCGCTGGGCGGTGGGCGTGGTGATGAAGCGCGGCCTCTCCATAGGGGAGAAGGGGAGCAGGGCGAGGCCGGGCGAGGCCCAGGGCGGATCTGCGGGCAACCTGTTCGCGCCGCCGGAGGACCACGCGGTGTATGGCGGCTTCCGGAAAGGAGCGGCCGTGAGGATCCCGACCAAGGCCTGGATGGCGGCCGCGGGGATCATCGGCTTCTGGCTGGCCCGCCGCCGCTAG